From Shewanella psychrophila, a single genomic window includes:
- a CDS encoding IS4 family transposase has translation MQVSQAFDMINQLKPHQVETLADLLPLELIEEAYSLTETVTIRKRKLTLESMAWLIIGMAIYNDKSMAHIINMLDIVDREGKPFVAPSALTQRRKNLGEAAMKALFECTQAHWNREALHPNWNGLTLLGVDGVVWRAEDTPDNAEAFSRQKETQYPQVRMVCQMELSSHLITASAFDDYAVNEMILAEKLIDSTPDNSLTLFDRGFYSLGLLYQWQSTGNERHWLIPLKKNVQYEVLRSLGRNDKIVQLKSNPHARKRWPELPNELEVRLISRKVNGKEYSVLTSMIDPMRYPVADIADLYVHRWEIELGYREQKQYMLGNRLTLRSRLPELVKQELWGILLTYNLVRYQMVKMCHQLKGDYLPYQLSFNGSLAHILRLLVGLPYSTPGAIPRQLKYFYDMAESLILEPRRTRSFPRTVKRRPQKYARNKKCQ, from the coding sequence ATGCAAGTTTCCCAAGCTTTTGACATGATCAACCAACTCAAGCCCCATCAAGTTGAAACCCTCGCAGATTTACTCCCTCTGGAGTTGATAGAGGAAGCGTATTCATTAACTGAAACAGTCACGATTAGAAAACGTAAATTAACACTAGAGTCAATGGCTTGGCTTATTATTGGAATGGCTATCTATAATGATAAGTCGATGGCTCACATCATTAACATGCTCGATATCGTTGATAGAGAGGGCAAGCCATTTGTTGCTCCGAGCGCATTAACTCAACGACGAAAAAATCTCGGTGAAGCGGCAATGAAAGCTCTGTTTGAGTGCACTCAAGCTCACTGGAATCGTGAAGCTCTACATCCAAACTGGAATGGACTGACGTTACTGGGAGTCGATGGTGTAGTCTGGCGGGCGGAAGATACTCCCGATAATGCAGAAGCCTTTTCTCGACAAAAAGAGACTCAATATCCTCAAGTTCGTATGGTCTGCCAAATGGAATTGAGTAGCCATCTTATTACCGCCAGTGCTTTCGATGATTACGCCGTTAATGAGATGATTTTGGCCGAAAAGCTCATCGACTCCACACCGGATAATAGCCTGACATTATTTGACCGAGGTTTTTATTCGCTAGGGCTACTTTATCAGTGGCAATCCACTGGTAACGAGCGACACTGGTTGATCCCTTTGAAAAAAAATGTCCAATATGAGGTGCTTCGCAGCTTGGGGCGCAACGATAAAATAGTCCAATTAAAAAGTAATCCACATGCTAGAAAACGATGGCCAGAACTGCCTAATGAGCTGGAAGTACGACTCATAAGTCGAAAGGTTAATGGCAAGGAATACTCGGTTTTGACATCAATGATAGATCCCATGCGTTATCCCGTTGCAGACATAGCTGATTTATACGTGCATCGATGGGAAATAGAATTAGGTTATCGAGAGCAAAAACAATACATGCTAGGTAATCGTTTAACGTTGAGAAGTCGATTGCCAGAGCTTGTAAAACAGGAGTTGTGGGGGATTTTACTCACCTATAATCTAGTGCGTTATCAGATGGTGAAAATGTGCCATCAACTCAAAGGTGATTATCTCCCTTATCAGTTGAGTTTTAATGGTTCTTTGGCTCATATATTGAGGCTATTAGTGGGTTTGCCCTACTCGACACCAGGTGCAATTCCTCGTCAGCTTAAATATTTCTATGACATGGCAGAAAGCC
- a CDS encoding nitrate reductase cytochrome c-type subunit: protein MKKLLTTVAMLFMLNACSGQQADTQADPVNISSLGQSEITAVRAADAMPTYPNRGKSIERTFVHQPPLIPHKAEYPINMKKNSCMNCHSPAKAKRMKATEIDASHLLADSKLNKHYYNCSQCHVPQADNKQQLIENDFSNK from the coding sequence ATGAAAAAATTACTTACTACCGTAGCCATGCTATTTATGCTCAATGCATGCTCGGGACAACAAGCAGACACTCAAGCAGACCCGGTCAACATCAGTTCTCTGGGTCAATCAGAGATAACTGCGGTACGCGCTGCCGATGCTATGCCGACTTACCCCAATCGCGGTAAGTCCATCGAGCGTACTTTTGTTCATCAGCCTCCTTTGATCCCCCATAAGGCTGAATACCCGATCAACATGAAGAAAAACAGCTGTATGAACTGCCACAGTCCAGCGAAAGCTAAGCGCATGAAAGCTACTGAGATAGATGCATCTCACTTGCTTGCCGATAGCAAGTTGAACAAACACTACTACAACTGTAGCCAATGCCATGTACCCCAGGCAGATAACAAGCAACAGCTAATAGAGAATGACTTTTCGAACAAGTAG